The following is a genomic window from bacterium.
ACTTTCTTGACCTTCTCGACCTTGCTTTCGTCGTCCCTGGTGCTCGACTTGATGATGCGCGGGAAGATCTTGATGGCGTCAAACACGCCGAGTTTGATGGAAACGCGCTCTTTGCCGAGGACGGTCCACTCCAGGACGTGCCGGCGCTTGCCGTCAAAGACGTTGACGGTTTCCTTGTCGCCGACATTCAAGGGGCGCGAACGCATGTAGAGGATCGCGCCCAGCGGGTCGTACATCCCTTCCGCGGGCGCCTGCTTGTCGGTGTAGTCCTTGTTCTTGTCGACGCGGTAGCGCCTGGATTTCAGCAGGTTCGCGGATTTGTCGAGCCAGATGCGCGTATCGAGCTTGAATCCGCCCTCGCGCTGGAGGAACGCGTATTGGCGCGGGCTGTAGTCCTTGCTCGAGACGGTGAATTCGAAGCGGTCGCGCACGCGCCAGAACATGTCGAGGTATTTGCGCCCGTTGCCCTCGATATAACCGGCCAGGCACGGCTCGTCGCAGTTGCCCGGGCGAATCTTGACGAGCACGTCGGCGGCGGCGATGCCGTTCCAGCCGAATTCGTATTTTAACGTCTCGCCGGCGAAAAGCTGCGCCGCCGCGGGGACGGACGCAAGGACCAACGCCACAACAAAAAGCGCCCCGCCCGCGAGCCTTGCGCGGGCCTTTGCCGCATGTATCGACGGGCGCTTGCGCACGGTCACTCCGATTCCGGTTTCAGATAGCGCCGCGCGACCGCGAGCCGCTTTTCGGACTTCCTGGCCCACGGCGATTTCAGGCCGAGCTCGCGATCCAGCTTAATGTTCCGCTCATAAGCGTCAATCGCCTTGAGCAAGACGTTGCGGATCTTGTCGTCCAGCCGACGCCGGTACGCGATCGCCTCCTCCTCGTCGAGGTCCGCGGGCACCGGGTATTCGAGCATGGCGAAGTAGAATTTCTCGAACGCGTGCGCCAGGCGATGCAGGCTCGCCGGCATCCAGTCGGCCTGGTAGGTCCGCAGGCAATGCAGGTAATTCTCGCGGGCTAAAAGCAACAGGCGCGCCTTGGTCTCCAGGCGCTCGGCCAGATCGCGCCCTTCCCCCTCGAGCTTCGCCCGGTCGAAGAAATCGAAATAGATCTCGCCGAGCGTGAAATAACCGCGTGCCACGTGATAGGTGCCGACCGGCAACTGTTTTTTTGTCATATCCTCGTACGCGGCGAGGCCCGTCTTCAGGCGATCGCGCGCACGCAGCGCGTCGTCGGCGCGAAAGAGCGCGACGCCGTGGCGGATCGTCGCGTTGATGCGCTCGATCTGCGTGAGGCTGAACATGCCCGACAGACGCTCGAGGATCGCCACCGCCTCGGACCAGAGTTCGGCCCTTTCGGCGCATTCGGCCTGGCGAAGGCGCAACTCCTTCAGTTCGATCGTCGCCCCGCGCTTTTTTTCGAGCGCAACGTAGATCGCAAGCGCCTCGTCCCACTCGCCGAGCGCCTCATGGCACAGGGCCACGTTGAAAAGCGCGTGCGGCACGACCTCGGATTCGGGATATTCGGCCACCACGCGCGCGAAGGCCTTGCGCGCCTCGTCGTAACGCTTTTTTTCGAACAGGGCCTTGCCCTGCTGCATCAGCGTCCAGGAATCCCAGAACCGGGGCGGCAATTCGCCCGTGGGATCGACCTCGAGATGCAGCGCGTCGAGCGTGATCTCGGCGGTGGACTTGGGCATCGGGCGCGTCGCGCAGCCGGCCGCAAGGATCGCCGCAAACGCGACAAGCCCCGCGATCGCCGCGCGGCGCCGGATCATCGCGAATACTTGAAGGGGAAGCGGACCGTCTTCGGCGCGCCGGCGTAGGCCGGGAAGTGCAGGCGCATCACCCGGCGGCGCAGGCACTCCTCGGCGACGGGACTTCCGAGCGTCGAGGCGGAGACCACCGCGTTCGACACGCGGCCGGTCGGCTCGATGGTGAACTGGATGGTCGCCACGCCGGACATTTCGGGGTTTTCCTCGATGCCGCGCGAGAAGCAATAAGTGATGCGGCCGACGGCCGCGTTGATGACGGCGTTGATATCCGTGCTCGACAGATCGGACT
Proteins encoded in this region:
- a CDS encoding DUF3108 domain-containing protein, translating into MALVLASVPAAAQLFAGETLKYEFGWNGIAAADVLVKIRPGNCDEPCLAGYIEGNGRKYLDMFWRVRDRFEFTVSSKDYSPRQYAFLQREGGFKLDTRIWLDKSANLLKSRRYRVDKNKDYTDKQAPAEGMYDPLGAILYMRSRPLNVGDKETVNVFDGKRRHVLEWTVLGKERVSIKLGVFDAIKIFPRIIKSSTRDDESKVEKVKKVTIWVEDKPAHTVLKIESEAFVGHIYAELAGR
- a CDS encoding tetratricopeptide repeat protein — translated: MIRRRAAIAGLVAFAAILAAGCATRPMPKSTAEITLDALHLEVDPTGELPPRFWDSWTLMQQGKALFEKKRYDEARKAFARVVAEYPESEVVPHALFNVALCHEALGEWDEALAIYVALEKKRGATIELKELRLRQAECAERAELWSEAVAILERLSGMFSLTQIERINATIRHGVALFRADDALRARDRLKTGLAAYEDMTKKQLPVGTYHVARGYFTLGEIYFDFFDRAKLEGEGRDLAERLETKARLLLLARENYLHCLRTYQADWMPASLHRLAHAFEKFYFAMLEYPVPADLDEEEAIAYRRRLDDKIRNVLLKAIDAYERNIKLDRELGLKSPWARKSEKRLAVARRYLKPESE
- a CDS encoding AgmX/PglI C-terminal domain-containing protein, whose protein sequence is SDLSSTDINAVINAAVGRITYCFSRGIEENPEMSGVATIQFTIEPTGRVSNAVVSASTLGSPVAEECLRRRVMRLHFPAYAGAPKTVRFPFKYSR